In one window of Zingiber officinale cultivar Zhangliang chromosome 11A, Zo_v1.1, whole genome shotgun sequence DNA:
- the LOC122032658 gene encoding F-box/kelch-repeat protein At1g51550-like, with translation MASNPPFSSSSSPSSAPRLARISSDHIISVLLLLPVESVLSFSMTCRRFRSLAASDALWLPICRREWGGVDALIESFSPQERLRLSWKWLYAQVSQLSSLSCRRLSCKNGDFPTPRASHSLAVVSDWLVLFGGGSEGGRHLGDTWIAYIGNGRNKALSWQHINSGIPSGRFGQTCTLLSNYLVLFGGINESGDRLNDTWIGEAFYEGKDMRIAWRLLNVSSVVPPPRGAHAACSVGNHRMVMHGGIGLHGLRLNDTWILDLSDDLRSGRWHWVTNVQSLPPPRSGHTLTWIGGTYMVLFGGRGSGYEVLNDVWLLNIDSSNREWRELKYELYGLPSEMPLPRVGHSATMVLGRKILIYGGEDSQRHRKDDFWVLDVGALPRFQTVGLTKPPRRFWKKLQVEGHHPSYRSFHGACADKSGRYVYIFGGMVDGIVHPAEASGLRFNGELYQMDLVLQL, from the exons ATGGCCTCGAATCCTCctttttcctcctcctcctctcccagTTCCGCACCGCGTCTGGCCCGGATCAGCAGCGATCACATCATCtccgtcctcctcctcctccccgtCGAATCCGTCCTCTCCTTCTCCATGACCTGCAGAAGGTTCAGATCCCTCGCCGCCTCGGACGCCCTGTGGTTGCCCATCTGCCGGCGTGAGTGGGGCGGCGTCGACGCCCTCATCGAGTCCTTCTCCCCGCAGGAAAGGCTGCGGCTTTCCTGGAAGTGGCTCTATGCTCAAGTCTCCCAGCTCAGTTCCCTTTCTTGCCGCCGATTGTCGTGTAAAAACGGCGATTTTCCGACTCCCAGGGCATCTCACTCTCTCGCCGTCGTCTCTGATTGGCTCGTGCTATTCGGCGGGGGATCCGAAGGAG GACGCCACCTTGGTGATACATGGATTGCATACATTGGAAACGGACGCAACAAGGCACTATCTTGGCAACACATTAATTCAGGCATCCCAAGTGGGCGATTTGGACAGACATGCACTCTCCTTAGCAACTATCTAGTTCTTTTTGGCGGCATCAATGAGAGTGGAGACCGTTTGAATGATACATGGATCGGAGAGGCCTTTTACGAGGGAAAAGATATGAGAATTGCATGGCGGTTGCTCAATGTGAGTTCTGTAGTTCCACCTCCTCGGGGAGCCCATGCTGCCTGTTCTGTCGGCAATCATAGGATGGTGATGCATGGAGGAATTGGGTTGCATGGCCTCAGACTTAATGATACATGGATTCTGGATTTGTCAGACGATCTCAGATCCGGCAGGTGGCATTGGGTAACTAATGTTCAGTCACTCCCTCCACCTCGCTCAGGTCACACATTAACTTGGATTGGTGGAACATACATGGTTCTGTTTGGTGGGAGGGGCTCAGGATATGAGGTGCTTAATGATGTTTGGCTTTTAAACATTGATAGCAGTAATCGTGAATGGAGGGAACTGAAGTATGAGCTATATGGTTTACCAAGTGAAATGCCCCTTCCGCGAGTTGGACATTCTGCAACAATGGTACTAGGGAGAAAGATACTAATCTATGGCGGTGAAGATTCCCAAAGGCATAGGAAGGATGATTTCTGGGTGTTAGATGTAGGTGCTCTCCCGAGGTTTCAAACAGTTGGTTTAACGAAACCACCAAGAAGATTTTGGAAAAAGTTGCAAGTGGAAGGCCACCACCCTTCATACAGGTCTTTCCATGGTGCTTGCGCTGACAAATCTGGCCGGTATGTCTATATCTTTGGAGGAATGGTCGATGGCATTGTTCATCCTGCTGAGGCCTCTGGATTGAGATTTAACGGGGAATTGTATCAGATGGATCTTGTGCTCCAGTTATAG